In Bacteroidota bacterium, the genomic stretch GGTGGTTCCTTTGCGAAGATGACCATCACCACAAACGGCAACAACATCGCAAGGGCAGCGAATCCATACACCGTGCTCCAGCCATAATTGGTAGCGAGCGGCGGTGCAAACAAAACTGCCAAAACGGTTCCAGAGTTCCCTGCCCCCGCGATTCCCATCGCCAAGCCTTTGTTTTTGGCCGGAAACCAACCCGAACCCAATGAAAGCGCGACCCCGAAGCTTGCACCCGCGATCCCGAGCAGTACGCCCATGGCGATCACATCCGTAAATGTGTCCACCATCAAATAGCCATACAACATCGCCAACATGATCAGCCCCATTTCGGTAAGTGCCGCATTTTTTCGGCCAATGTATTGGGACAAAACCCCCAATGGAAACCGCATGATCGCGCCCGCCATGATCGGAACGGAGATCATAAAGCCCTTCTGTTGAGGCGTGAGTCCGAATGATTCGCTAATGAAAGGTGCCATGGCACCGTTCAGCACCCAGATCGCAAAGCAAAAGTCAAAATACAGAAACGATGCGAAAAGCGTTCCTGGGTGACCTGACTTGAGAAATGTCCTAAAACTTGACATACATCAATTGGTTATTGATTCGACGGCCAAATTAGAGGGTGTTACGAGTGTGAAATATGACATGAATCACTAAATGTAACAACCTTTGTCACGCAAATCCTAGATGAATGGAAGATTTCGCAGATTTCATACACTCAGTCATCCATCGTGCTCAAACTGACTTCCCTCGACTTTTAGGATAATGTAGTGGTTGAATCGTTCAGCGGTTCATTGGCAGCAATTCATCTCGAAAAATATCCTCGTTCACCCAACTTTTTTGACATCGACCACGCGCCACTTTTTTCGAATGTTCAAATCAGATGCTCGCAAAATCTCCCGACACGCACCATGACCTGTGTGACAAAAGTCACAAACCTATCTGATGCTTGGGCTTGCTTTGTTTCCAGAAGTGTCTTTGTTTTGTAAGTGATTATTCACTTACTCTTATTTGAACACTGATGAACGGTAAAAACAACATTGCAATCGGGTTCTTGACCATGGGATTTTTCATGGCGTATGGCTTTTTACTGATTTATCTTCGCGATTTTGCGCCAGGAAAAGAGGAGTGGGTGAACAGTTATTCGATCGGCAAGCATTTTGAAACACGGCTTGCACACGTCCACGGCAACCTTTTTGCCTTTTTGAATATCCTGATGGGTTACTTGCTGCTACATTTCAAGGACAAGTTACACAACATAAAGGTGATCTCTTGGCTCGCCTTGTCTGGTTTGTTGATGCCATTGGGAATCTTGTCGGAGGTCTATTTTGGATTGCCCCCGATTTTGGTGTTGGTCGGCGCGATCACGATGACAGCCTCCGTGATTTGGCTTGGAATCTCCTTTTGGAGAATGAAGGTGCAGACGGCGTAACCGGAGGGTTGACCATAAGGAAGGAAGCGGAGGAAGTTAAAAAACAACGAAAATCATGAACGAAAGGCAATTTGAAATTATCACTGCTGCGGGCCGATTGTTGACAAGGTCGGGGGTTGCTGGCTTGACAATCAAAAATCTGGCTTCCGAAATGAAGTTTACGGAAAGTGCCATCTACCGCCATTTTAAAAGCAAGGAGGCCATTATCATCGCAATGCTCGATTACCTTGCACAGACGATGGATGACCGGCTTAGAAGTGTCCTTGAAGGTGTGGAAGGTGCAGAAGCCAAGTTGACGGCTTTGTTTCATGACCAATTTCAGTTTTTCAAGGATGCTCCCCATTTTCTCGTCGCTGTATTTTCAGATGGCCTTTTGGAGCAAAGCCATGCCATCAATGAATCCATTTTGAATATCATGCAGATGAAAACCAAGCACCTTTTGCCCCTCATCGTCACCGGTCAGAAGGAGGGAGTCTTCACCACTACCGTGGAAGCCGATCACATTAGGCATATAGTCATGGGGGCGTTCCGGCTCCACATGTTCAAATGGCGTACATCCCAATTTCAATTTGATATCGTCACGACGGGTGATGCCTTGGTAGAATCCATCCTCGTATTGATACATGCCAATAGAAAATGAAAAATGTCCTCAAATACATCCTTGTGGCTGTGCTTTCAGTATTTGGACTGCTGACGTTGTTTCTCAGTACCTCAGTAATCTTTGACCTGTTTGGGATCAGAGCCAAGGAAGGAAACTATGTTTTGTTTGTCGTAGCTGCAAATTTTCTCGCGAGCCTAGGCTACTTGATCGCGGCAGTGGGGATCATCAAATCCCGGCAATGGGCGACGAAATTGCTTGCATATGCCACGGCCATCCTTTTGGTAGCTTTCCTAGCATTGATGTTTCATGTGAATGCCGGTGGTCTGTATGAGACCAAAACGATCGGCGCGATGATATTCAGGACTTCCTTGACCTTGCTTTTTACTTTGAGTTCCTATTTCCTTATTTCTCGTACACGTAAAGTTGAATGAAAAATATGAAAAATTCACTTGTGTTATTAATGCTGATGAGCGTGCTGATTTACAGTTGTGAAAAGCAACCCAGTGAAAACGCTAAAACGGAGGCAGGAGCCACCCAGACAGAAACCGATGCAACGCATGAGGATGGCCAACATGCACACACGGAATCAACCAACAAATTGTCCTTGGACAATGGGGTAAAATGGAAGGTCAATCCTGAAATGATGGTCCATGTGCAGCAGATGAAAACCGACATTGCCAAATTTGCTACGGAAACAGCGGGCGATTACAAATTGCTCGCGGACAAGCTTACGAAAGGCAACGACCAATTAATTGCAAGCTGCACAATGCAGGGCGCGGCACACGAAGAATTGCACAAATGGCTATTGCCCTTCATCGATTTGGTAGGACAATTCTCGAATGCGACCGATCAGGAAACCGCCAACTATACGTTCCAGTTGGTCCAAAATTCGATTAAAGAATTTGATGAGTATTTTGAATGAGACCAGTTGGGCACAAACAATTGATTGTTAAGGTTATAGGCTAAGGTCCTTGGGTGCAGTCCAAAACGTAGGAACATGATCACAATCATCGAATACAGTGACTTGGGTACCACAATGAGACATTCAAAATGTCGTAGTTTGGGTAGAATAGGATGGCAAGATGAAAATGCTTCTGCTGTCTCTAAATGTATCAATTTCGATACTTGTTTGCACCGAAAATGCCCATAACCATCCTTGGGGCAAAAGAATTCAAAATTGAAAACAATGAACGTCCAAGAACTCCATTCACCAGATAAGGAAGTCAGTACCAAAATGTTGTTTGCCGCGACTTCCGGCAAGGTCATCGCCATGCAAATATTGGCAGAGGGCCATTTGAAATCACATCAAACGCCTGCGCTTGCCCTACTTGTGTTGATCACAGGCAAGGTCGTCTTTGAAAATGAAAACGGGATGCATGTAACACTGCTACCGGGAGATTATGTAGAGATCGAAGCCAATGTAAAGCATTGGGTCAAGGGACTCGAACGCAGTCAGCTCCTCCTTATTCAATAAAAAAATTTATGCCATGAAGTTAGTAAGTATTCACAAACATGTACTGGCGCTTCTGTTGAGCTTGCTTGCCTTCCAAGTGGCAAGTGCGCAGATGTGGTCAATGGAGCAGTGCATCGACACAGCACTTGTGGCCAACAAAAATCTTCAAATGGGGAGGAACAATTTGGAAATGGTCACTGCGAAGCAGCGAGAAGCCAAGGCCAATCTCATTCCCAAATTGACCGCCAACGCAGACTACAAATACTTCACCAATATCCCTTACCAACTATTGCCATTGTCAATATTTGGTGGGCCAGAAGGCCAATTTAAGGAGGCTCAATTTGGTGTGCCGCACAACGCCAATGCAAACTTGCAATTGACTCTCCCGATCTACAATCCGCAATTGTACGGTGCAATCGAGACAAGCAAGGTCGCTGCGGATTTCACGACCCTGCAATACCGGAAGTCAGAGGAGCAGATCGTTTTCGAAGTATCCAATCTGTACTATAATGCCGTGATTTTGCACCATCAAATGGTCTTTGCAGACAGCAACTTGGTCAATGTACAAAAACTCGCAAAGAACCTGCAACTGCTTCAAGATCAGCTGATGGCCAAAGGTACAGACGTGAGCAAACTTCAATTGCAAGCCGCCCAATTGGCAACGCAAAGGGCCTTGCTTGAGAGCAAATACCTACAAATACTCAATGCCCTTAAGTTTGTAATGGGGCTACCGCCCGACCACACAATTGAAATTGACCACCGCATCGTTTACACCAACAATGCGGAATACAATAAAAGTTCAACCATCGATATTCAGTTGGCTGAGATGCAGTATCGGATGCTTACCAGAGACCTGGTGACGTTGCGCAACTCCAAGCTACCGTCTCTGTCCTTTTTTGGGACCCTTGGAACAACGGGATATGGATATGACAAGCAGCCAAATGCCTTTTTCAAACTTTATCCGATTGGTTTTGTAGGGATCCAGGCGTCCTATCCTCTGTTCAATGGAACTGTGACACAGCGCAAAATCGATCAAAAAAGAATCGAGCTGGAAAATGCGGATCTACAAGTCGCCTACTTGATGGATCAAAATGCGATGCAGATCGCCAATGCAAAAGCGCAAAGACAGGCCACACAACGATCCATCGAGACTTTTGCCTTACAAATCCAATTGAGCCAAACCATTTATGCGCAAACGGTCCTGCAACAAAAGCAAGGGTTGGCAACGCTGACAGAAATCTTGTTGGCTGACAATGCCTTGCGGGAATCACAGCAAGGTTACCTGGCCGCTGTGGTTGAATACCTCAAGGCAGACTTGGAATTGAAAAAATTGACAGGGAACATCTCCACTCAAAAAGCGAATTGAAAATGAAAAAGCGCACCTCCATCCTCAAGAAAATCCTCTACATCGTGTTGCCCTTGGCACTCATCATCGTCGTGGTGGTCAAGTTGAAGAGCAACAAAGCCAAAACGGAAGAAAAGGTCTACCAATTTGACAAAAGCCAAGCCCTCAATGTCTCGGCAGATACTGTACGCTTGGGCGCAATCGACGATGAACTGTCCTTCACAGGCACTTTCGAAGCCAACAAGGAGACCAAACTCAGTGCTGATGTCCAAGGGAAAATCAACAACATACTTGTAGACGTAGGCAGTCTAGTGCACAAGGGTCAATCATTGGTGCAATTGGACAATGCTTTGCTGCAGTACCAATTGCAAACAGTAGAACTTCAAATCAAAGGTCTGGAAGTGGATGTTGCGCGATTTGCAATCCTGGCAGAGGCCGATGCAATTCAAGGTGTGCAGCTTGAAAAGGCGCAACTTGGACTTTCAACCGCAAAGGTGCAACGGGCAAGTTTAATCGAGCAAATCAGCAAAACAACGGTGAAAGCTCCGTTTGCCGGCGTGGTCACCGCCAAGCTGAATGAAGTGGGCGGTTTTGCCGCGCCCGGGCAGCCACTCTTGCAAATCACGGAAATTGCTACGCTGAGATTTACAGTCAACGTTCCCGAAGGGGATTTGGGACAATTCACCGTTGGCAACCCATATTCCATCGTTGCCGATGCTTACCCGACCTTGGAGTTGCGCGCCAAAGCCACCATGATCGGAAGCAAGGCCAATGTTGGAAGCAGTTTCCCCGTACAATTCACCCTTCAGAATACACCTGACCTGAAAATCAAAGCGGGGATGTTTGGAAAAGTAGCAGCAACCACGCCAAATACGGAGGAAGTGATTGCAATTCCGACTTCGGCCATGTTGGGTACCGAAGGCAACCGCAAGGTTTACATCGTCAAAAACGGGAAGGTTTTCCTGCAGCCTATCACAGTCGGGAGAAGGAATGAAAACAAGGCAATCATCGACGGTGGTCTCAAGATAGGCGATGTTTTCGTCACCAATGGATTGATCAATCTTTTTGACAGCGCCAATGTGATCGTCAAATAAAACCACTTTGCTATGAATATCACCGAAATTTCTATCAAGCGGCCCTCTTTGATCATCGTGCTTTTCAGCGTGCTGACATTGTTGGGATTCATTGGCTACAGCAACTTGGGATACGAGTTGATGCCAGACTTCAACCAGCCTGTGGTGGTCATCAAGACGGTCTATCCAGGGGCAGAGCCCGGAGAAGTCGAAACATCTGTTTCGCGCAAGATCGAGGATGCACTTTCCAACCTCGAAGGCGTGGACTACCTCGTCACCAAATCACTCCCCAATGCTTCCGTGATCATTGCAAACTTGAAATATGGGACTGACCTGGACAAGGCAATGCAGGACGCCCAGCGGTACATCGACAACATCAGGAAGGACTTGCCGCAGGATATTTTGAGTCCCGTCATGAGCAAGGTTTCGCCCAACGACTTGCCGATCATGTCGGTAAGCGCCAGTAGCAATTTGCCGGGCAAGGAGTTTTACCAAAAAATGCAAGACGAGTACCTTCCACAGATTCAGCAACTCAAAGGCGTTGCCGAAATCACCATCCTCGGTGGGGAAGAACGTGAAATTCAGGTGCGCGTCGATCAAGAGAAACTGAAGCTCTACAAAGTGTCCTTGACGCAGGTCATCGAATCCATCAACCGTTCCGGACTTGACCTCCCCGCAGGGAAGGTGCAATCGGCCGAGGAAAGCAATTCGGTGCGGCTCACGGGGAAATTTTTAACACTTGCCGCCATTGAAAATGTTCAGATTGCGATGCCCTTGCAGGGTAGCCCCATCTATGTAAAGGATGTCGCAACGGTCGTAGATGGCACTAAAGAGACCAGTTCCATCAGCAGGTACAACGGGAAAAACGGCATTGGTCTCATGATCAAAAAGCAAGGAGATGCCAACGCCGTTGCTGTTTCTACCTTGATTCGAGAGAAATTCCTTGCCATTTCTCGTGAGAATGCCAGCGCAGGGGTCAACTTTATCATCGCCGATGACAGCACCGACAATACGATTGCGGCCGTCGATTCCGTCATTTTTGACCTCATATTGGCGGTGTTGTTGGTTTCGCTGGTCATGCTCCTCTTTTTGCGCAGTTTCAGAAACTCCTTGATTGTGTTGGTGGCGATTCCGACCTCATTGGTCACGGCATTCGCAGTCATGTGGTTGTTGGGCTACACGCTCAACTTAATGACTTTGCTGGCGATGTCATTGATCATCGGGATTTTGGTGGACGATGCCACGGTGGTGCTGGAAAACATTCAAAGGCACTTGGACATGGGAAAGGAAAAGCGGTTGGCGGCTGCGGACGGCAGGCAGGAAATTGGCTTTTCTGCCTTGTCGATCACCTTGGTGGACGTCGTGGTATTCATTCCCATCTTGTTTTTGCAGGTATTTGTGGCCGATATGCTCAAACAATTCAGTGTGGTTGTGGTGACATCCACCCTCACAAGTTTGTTGGTGGGTTTTACGCTCACGCCTTGGATGGCCTCAAGAATTGGCAAGAAGGAGGACTTGAAGCCCATCAATATCTTCAACCGGTTTTTGCTTGGTTTTGAGCATTTATTGGAAAGTTTTATCGAATGGTATGGAAGACGTTTGGAATGGGTCCTCCGGCATAAATTGGTCTTCACGGGGATTGTCCTGCTGCTCTTTGCGATGACATTGGGCATCATGAAGCAAGGCATCATCGGTCAAGAGCTGATCTCAACGGGTGACCAAGGAAAATTTCGATTGAATCTCGAGTTTGACAAATCGACTTCGATTCAGCAAAATGACCGCGTAGCCCAAAAGATTGAAAGTTACTTGTTACAACAGCCCGAGATCGCCACAGTATTCAGCAACGTGGGCGGTCCAAGCACGGGGATCGGAAGCCTCGGGGTTGGTTCACCCAACAAGACCGAGTTTACCATTCAACTCAAGCCTGTGGACAAGCGCAAGAAGCAGCCCACGGAAGAGTTCATGAAAAAACTGCGTGACGACTTGCGAAATGGCTTTCCAGGGATCAATTATTCGATGGCCACGCTTGGGCTGATTCCGCGCACCGCCCCAATCGAGCTGACCCTTAGTGGTAGCGACCTGGACTTGGTGATGCAAACAGGGGCGAAACTCAAAGACGCCTTGGAAAAGATCAAAGGAGCAGACAATGTGCGACTATCGGTCGAGGAGGGGAGTCCCGAATACAAGGTCATTCCCGACAAGGATAAAATGCAGCGCTTAGGCCTTTCGACCGCTTATGTGGGCCTCAATTTGCGTAGCGCATTTACCGGAAACGACGACGCTTCGTTGACTGAAAACGGGACTGAGTTTCCCGTGCGGATATGGCTCAATGGTTTTGATCGGCAAAATTATGACGATGTGCAGCAATTTACCATCATCAACCCAATGGGCTTGGCAGTGGAGGTTGGTCAATTTGCAGTCGTCGAGCAAAGCAACAGCCCATCGCTGTTGGAACGCAAAGATCGGCAAGCCGCAGTCACACTCACGGCGGATGCCTTGGGTAGGCCCTCGGGAACCGTTGCAGGGGAGGTAGTTACCTATCTCAAAAGTAATCCATTGCCTGCCGGAATAGAGATGACATGGGGCAG encodes the following:
- a CDS encoding TetR/AcrR family transcriptional regulator, coding for MNERQFEIITAAGRLLTRSGVAGLTIKNLASEMKFTESAIYRHFKSKEAIIIAMLDYLAQTMDDRLRSVLEGVEGAEAKLTALFHDQFQFFKDAPHFLVAVFSDGLLEQSHAINESILNIMQMKTKHLLPLIVTGQKEGVFTTTVEADHIRHIVMGAFRLHMFKWRTSQFQFDIVTTGDALVESILVLIHANRK
- a CDS encoding TolC family protein translates to MKLVSIHKHVLALLLSLLAFQVASAQMWSMEQCIDTALVANKNLQMGRNNLEMVTAKQREAKANLIPKLTANADYKYFTNIPYQLLPLSIFGGPEGQFKEAQFGVPHNANANLQLTLPIYNPQLYGAIETSKVAADFTTLQYRKSEEQIVFEVSNLYYNAVILHHQMVFADSNLVNVQKLAKNLQLLQDQLMAKGTDVSKLQLQAAQLATQRALLESKYLQILNALKFVMGLPPDHTIEIDHRIVYTNNAEYNKSSTIDIQLAEMQYRMLTRDLVTLRNSKLPSLSFFGTLGTTGYGYDKQPNAFFKLYPIGFVGIQASYPLFNGTVTQRKIDQKRIELENADLQVAYLMDQNAMQIANAKAQRQATQRSIETFALQIQLSQTIYAQTVLQQKQGLATLTEILLADNALRESQQGYLAAVVEYLKADLELKKLTGNISTQKAN
- a CDS encoding efflux RND transporter periplasmic adaptor subunit — protein: MKKRTSILKKILYIVLPLALIIVVVVKLKSNKAKTEEKVYQFDKSQALNVSADTVRLGAIDDELSFTGTFEANKETKLSADVQGKINNILVDVGSLVHKGQSLVQLDNALLQYQLQTVELQIKGLEVDVARFAILAEADAIQGVQLEKAQLGLSTAKVQRASLIEQISKTTVKAPFAGVVTAKLNEVGGFAAPGQPLLQITEIATLRFTVNVPEGDLGQFTVGNPYSIVADAYPTLELRAKATMIGSKANVGSSFPVQFTLQNTPDLKIKAGMFGKVAATTPNTEEVIAIPTSAMLGTEGNRKVYIVKNGKVFLQPITVGRRNENKAIIDGGLKIGDVFVTNGLINLFDSANVIVK
- a CDS encoding efflux RND transporter permease subunit, translating into MNITEISIKRPSLIIVLFSVLTLLGFIGYSNLGYELMPDFNQPVVVIKTVYPGAEPGEVETSVSRKIEDALSNLEGVDYLVTKSLPNASVIIANLKYGTDLDKAMQDAQRYIDNIRKDLPQDILSPVMSKVSPNDLPIMSVSASSNLPGKEFYQKMQDEYLPQIQQLKGVAEITILGGEEREIQVRVDQEKLKLYKVSLTQVIESINRSGLDLPAGKVQSAEESNSVRLTGKFLTLAAIENVQIAMPLQGSPIYVKDVATVVDGTKETSSISRYNGKNGIGLMIKKQGDANAVAVSTLIREKFLAISRENASAGVNFIIADDSTDNTIAAVDSVIFDLILAVLLVSLVMLLFLRSFRNSLIVLVAIPTSLVTAFAVMWLLGYTLNLMTLLAMSLIIGILVDDATVVLENIQRHLDMGKEKRLAAADGRQEIGFSALSITLVDVVVFIPILFLQVFVADMLKQFSVVVVTSTLTSLLVGFTLTPWMASRIGKKEDLKPINIFNRFLLGFEHLLESFIEWYGRRLEWVLRHKLVFTGIVLLLFAMTLGIMKQGIIGQELISTGDQGKFRLNLEFDKSTSIQQNDRVAQKIESYLLQQPEIATVFSNVGGPSTGIGSLGVGSPNKTEFTIQLKPVDKRKKQPTEEFMKKLRDDLRNGFPGINYSMATLGLIPRTAPIELTLSGSDLDLVMQTGAKLKDALEKIKGADNVRLSVEEGSPEYKVIPDKDKMQRLGLSTAYVGLNLRSAFTGNDDASLTENGTEFPVRIWLNGFDRQNYDDVQQFTIINPMGLAVEVGQFAVVEQSNSPSLLERKDRQAAVTLTADALGRPSGTVAGEVVTYLKSNPLPAGIEMTWGSDIKRQNDSFGALGMVLLLSFVLIYLIMVALYDSFIYPFVVLFSIPVAAIGAFFALNLSMSNLSLFALLGLIMLMGLVVKNAILIVDFTNQLKAQGKHYKEALIIAGKGRMRPILMTTLSMVIGMLPIALGSGTASEWKNGLAWVIIGGLLSSLILTVFLVPMAYYVVDRIKEKFNSRKGEAGLM